The Alteromonas mediterranea DE genome contains the following window.
GCTTTTTATAAACGCGCGATTTAGTACTACTTTAACGCTATTGGCTGCTTCAATATCTGGGCTAACATTCATCGCTTCTAAGCTTTGCTGTAACAGTGAATAGAGCGTGTCTTCTAATCCATTACTGCTTCTAACGAGCAAGTCTTTACTCGACCGTATGTCGATTAATTCTGCCAAGTTAATTGGACAAGCTTTCGCTTTAGACATGGTTAGCTGATAGTCTTTTCTCTGCGACGCAGGAATTAATGATGAATCAAGCTCGGGTGGCGTAGACTCGCAGGCAATAAGCAAGGGTAGGGCACAGCAGGCAACAATAAGTCGAGCTGGTGATGTAGCGTAAGACATGGAAAATGTTCTACTTTTCATTAAATTATTTTTGTTTTATGCAGATAAATTATGCAAGTAATATTGTCTTTAGTATAAGAAAGTTTGTATCGCTAAGAAACAGAACAACTGTTGCAAACTGTTACAGCTTGTTTAGCATAGGTGAGGGACTGTTGATCAGCGACACAACCATTACACCTATATAACCTGAAAATAAATTTCGCTATAACCAATCAACACGGACAGTTCTTTAATGATGAGCTTAAAAAACGCGGTAATCAGTGTAGTTGCAAGTGTTTCACTTATTGGGTGTGCAATTAACGTGTCCCCTTCGGCCTTCTTTCATCAAGACTCCCAACAACAGCCCATTGATACCACTAAGCTACATGCTGCCATTCAAAACGATAAAACTGCTGCGGGTATTACCCGTATTGAAGTAAAAAACAAAGAGGGCCTTACCCTTCGAGGTGTTGCGGTTTCTTATCCCAACCCTATCGTTAATATTGTGTTTTTTGCCGACAATCGCATGCCGATAAGTGAAAATAATAGCGTTATACATAGGCTAGGGAAGCTACCCGCAAATATTTTGTGGTTAGACTATCAGGGGGTGGGCGCTAGCGATAAAGCAGAAGACTTAAGCATTAACGCTATTAAACAAGATGCGTTAACCCAGTTTGACTATGTAGAAAGTGCATTCGACGCGTCTATTCCTACAATTGTTCACGGTCGAGGCATTGGCAGTTATTTCGCAAGCTATGTGGCCGCTAATCGGCGTATTGACGCACTAGTATTAGATGGCGCGTTTAATAATATTTCAGACTTAATTGCCAACATGATACCAGGGTTTTCTAACTCGTTTACTAATATGAAGCTTCACGACGAAGTGCATAGCATGCAAATTGCGCCAATTCTGCGCCATTATGATGGCCCGCTTTGGTTGCTAGTAGGTGAAGACGATAAGATAACGCCTTATCCCATCAGCCAGCAGTTGCTAAAAGATGCATCAAGCAGCGAAAAGTATATTTCAGTTATTCCTAGCGCTACCCACAATGCAACGTTAAAAAGCGACTATTCCATTGAACAATACCGCCAGTTTTTAGCTAGATTTACACAATAAAGAATTCCTTACTCGTTGTGGATAACTCGTGGAAAACCTTGTTGGTAAGTCTGTTAATAGCCATATAGAACAACTGATCACGATCTTAAAGGCACTTTCTGGTCGGATCACGAAAAATCAGTTAAATCAAGCGCTGTAGAGCCATTGATGCTGATCTTAATATTATTTGATCGTAAAGCCATACAGGATCAGGCAATTTTCCCCATTGGGGATAAAAGTCTGGAGCAAAACGATCAAGCAGTGATTTTTGTCAATACTTTACTGTCATAAAATTTTCAGAATACGCTTGAGCAGTATTACAACGAATTGCGATTAATCAGCCACCAAACCACGTAGAATTAGCTAAAAAAATACCCGCCGTCGGCAGGTATTAATAATTGCTATATAGCCATCGATAGGATGTGGTTTAAAAAACTGTACCAGAACGTGTATTAAATTCGAATGATGGAGTCGCGTTTGACTACCGTTGGGGTATATTTAAATGTTAGGCCGTCTTCTGGCTTACTGCCCGATGCATATTTCAATGCGAGTTCAGCCGCTTTGGCTGCCATCATTTCCACAGGGTATCGAAGCGTGGTTAATTTAGGTCGGCAGTATTTAGCGAGCAATACGTCATCGTAACCCATTACCGACACTTGGTCGGGCACACAAATGCCATGATCTTGCAGCATTGTCATCGCCCCTGAAGCCATTGCATCGTTGTATGCTAACACGGCAGTAAATTGGGCGCCTGTGGCAAGCAAATTCTGCATCGCTAATTCACCGCCCTCCTGATCGGGGGTGGCATACTCAATCATACTCTCAGTCAAACTTAACTTTGCGTTGTCGACAGCGTTTCTAATACCTTCTAAACGGTGGTTAGGGTCGTCGATACGATATTGGCTACTAATTACTGCTAAATGCTTATGACCCTGACTGATGGCATATTCGGCCATAAGGCGGCCGCCTGTCACGTTATCTAGCCACACGCACCTATTTGCAATTTCAGGAATGTATCTATTTATCAGCACAAAGCCAGGGACTTGTTTAGCAAAGCCGATAAGCGTTTCATCATCTAGCGCTTTA
Protein-coding sequences here:
- a CDS encoding LacI family DNA-binding transcriptional regulator, with protein sequence MATIKDIAQAAGVSLATVSRVINNGPKVGNDTRKRVKKIMEEMGYRPNANARALVTKRSASLGVVIAELHDPFFAMLAHGVESITRKNNVQILLSAGSIEKETELRAIETLLEHRVEAMVVHSKALDDETLIGFAKQVPGFVLINRYIPEIANRCVWLDNVTGGRLMAEYAISQGHKHLAVISSQYRIDDPNHRLEGIRNAVDNAKLSLTESMIEYATPDQEGGELAMQNLLATGAQFTAVLAYNDAMASGAMTMLQDHGICVPDQVSVMGYDDVLLAKYCRPKLTTLRYPVEMMAAKAAELALKYASGSKPEDGLTFKYTPTVVKRDSIIRI
- a CDS encoding alpha/beta hydrolase; translated protein: MMSLKNAVISVVASVSLIGCAINVSPSAFFHQDSQQQPIDTTKLHAAIQNDKTAAGITRIEVKNKEGLTLRGVAVSYPNPIVNIVFFADNRMPISENNSVIHRLGKLPANILWLDYQGVGASDKAEDLSINAIKQDALTQFDYVESAFDASIPTIVHGRGIGSYFASYVAANRRIDALVLDGAFNNISDLIANMIPGFSNSFTNMKLHDEVHSMQIAPILRHYDGPLWLLVGEDDKITPYPISQQLLKDASSSEKYISVIPSATHNATLKSDYSIEQYRQFLARFTQ